The genome window ACtattaaaatccaatttcccTAGATGTTATCAAGTAATCAaaagagttaattattgttttcgcCCCCCTgtgttttgtcaaaaatcactatttcagtccattagttaaaaaattacaatttcagtccctgttgtttcactttcgtaaccatttcagtccctgtggtttcactttcgtaaccatttaaGTCCctatggttttactttcataacCATATCAATCCATTATTCTATTAAGTacaaggactgaaatggttacgaggtggaatgaaatggttacaaaagtgaaaccacagggactgaaatcacatgttttaaactaatagactgaaatagtaatttttgacaaaccacatggacgaaaacagtaattaactctaataaaaaaataaacgagttaattactgttttcgtccctgtggtttgtcaaaaatcactatttcagtccattagtttaaaaattgcgatttcagtccttgtcgtttcactttcgtaaccatttcagtccctgtggtttcactttcgtaaccatttcaatccattattctgttaagtacagggactgaaatggttacgaggtggactgaaatggttacgaaagtgaaaccatagggactaaaatcacaatttttaaactaatggactgaaatagtgatttttgacaaaccacagggacgaaaacagtaattaactctaataaaaaaataaactgatATCAAGCAGTATCATCATTGATAAGCGATAGCATAGTAAAAAAGAAATAATAACCATAACATCAAAATATAGAATCTAACAAGATTCAAAAGTCACAATGAAAATATAGTAGTTCAGATTAATAAAGTTCAAACACAAAGACAATAATAAAACCCTAAAACATCTATTCCTCTTGAGCAGAATCACCAGTCTGCTTGTTGTGCTTCCTTGCATACCTCTGGTTCCTCAAGAACTTGGGGTCCATCtgcatcaaaaaaaaaaaaacacaaatttaataaatataacatCAAACACAACTGCATACACCCTTGAATTGAAAACAGATACACAATCTAAAACAACCTCAAAATTATCAAATTGTAACAAAACAGATAACAGAATTCACCCATTACAATATTAAAACAAGCAGAAAATAGCATTCACCAGCATCATATCATAACAAAATAACAAATAGACAAACAATCTCAAATATCCTCCAtattagggttattggattttattacCCCTAACTATCGGCTATTTGtcgctgccacccccaactatcactttgacgcccgtccccctcaacttaacacttagtgtgttctgtcaccacgtcgttaacggatcactaacttttgatcttggTACTATACTTTCGGGGGTGTCATGTATAGTAacaagatcaaaagttagtgattagttaacgacgtggtgacaggacacactaagtgttaagttggaggTGACAGGCGTCAAAGCGATAGTTGGGGGTCATAAAATCCAATAACTCTCCAAATTATGAGAACAtaaccttggtttaaaaaagcgggaagcgcacaaaagcgacgatGTCTAAAACCTAGGCGCAAAGCGTAAAAGCGGTAAGCTTTTCGTACACAAGGCGCAAAGTGATTATATAAATAATTTTATATACCCCATAGGTTTTTAGCATCCCCTACCTTTGATTTTAGCTAAAATTAAGCTTTAAATATGATTTAAAAGGAAAAAACAGAAATGTACAGCATAAAAAGCCTATTTTACCACACTCAGCTGCACAGAAACACCCCATGTACAAAAGGCGCGGGCCTCACCTGCGTCTCAGGTCAAATTTTAGGCTAAAAGGCGCGCCTCACCTGCGACTTTTGTACACCCTGAGCCTTATGTCACACAAAGCCATTTGGTTTGCGCCTTAGGTCGCCGTAACACAAAGATAAACAAAATTCAGACATTATCATATCAAAACAAGCAGATAAATTGACAAATAATAGATCAAAACCTAAAATCACTATAAAAAAATCTTGAAAATAATCATTAAAATTCGCTAATTAAATCGGTTGAATCAATTAACTTTTCATCTAAATCTCAGAAAACTATTTCAATTTAGAAAGATTGCACAAAATAACCACCAATTACAGGCAACCAAAACCCTAACTAAAAAAACCCAAATTAGAAAAAATtgcaaataaaaaaaagaaaaaacacaTACGCCTTTGGTGGAAGTGTGACGGTGCTTCCTTGGCTTCTTGATGCCGTTCCTGTGAGCCTTGTAAGACTGGTTATGTGCGGTGTGGTTCTTCGATTTCGCCATTTCTCACGCACTAGTTTcaccaaaaattaaaacaaattaaCACACATACAAATCGATTGATAATACTCAACTTATGTACAGATCAGAAGCTGGAACCAGGGTTTTAGATTGAGAAAAAATGGTGAGAGTGATACCTGtttggctgctgctgctggtggagaaagagattagggtttttaTGGTGGACAGAAAGAAGGAAATGGGTCGTTGTCTCTATTTAAAAACCCTAAATTGCAAATGGACCTCTTAAATTGGGCTCGGCCCAATACTTCACTAGTATCCATTTACCCACCAGTCACCACAAAGGATTGATGGATAATGAAAGTAGAGGTGGACATATTGggtattttaaatttttaataacCGGTTTGGTTATGAAACTGATTTTGGTTTTCTCGTTTCAAGGGTTGGAACTGATATAATCGGTTTAGATTTGGTTCTCGTTATTTGATCAAAAAACCATACCCTATGAGCCTGGTTCTGGATAAGGTTCGGTTCCGATTCTTAAGAAATTGAGTATTAAAATACCATATTTTCGGGTTTTTCTATTCCATATTTTCAGGTTTTTTAATACTCTGTTGCGTTTTTATTACTCTATTTTCTCATCTTTTTTTTTCTATTGTCATTAAATATGCATTG of Helianthus annuus cultivar XRQ/B chromosome 1, HanXRQr2.0-SUNRISE, whole genome shotgun sequence contains these proteins:
- the LOC110883626 gene encoding 60S ribosomal protein L29-1 encodes the protein MAKSKNHTAHNQSYKAHRNGIKKPRKHRHTSTKGMDPKFLRNQRYARKHNKQTGDSAQEE